The following proteins come from a genomic window of Pseudomonas sp. J452:
- a CDS encoding tetratricopeptide repeat protein, which produces MKSRVLPVTAHNLPSEHPRLSMRLALWLLESPRLGHSASIKRLAGRLLKQPARQGVVVAQSRLGQLLCRDCGNTRDRRIGLELLRQAARSGDARAQLELGRLYSQPRQREPQQARHWLELAAAQGSHEAARLLGRLPKSA; this is translated from the coding sequence ATGAAATCCCGCGTACTGCCCGTTACTGCCCACAATCTACCTAGTGAACATCCGCGTCTGTCGATGCGCCTGGCCTTGTGGCTACTCGAGAGCCCGCGCCTGGGACACAGTGCCAGCATCAAGCGTCTGGCCGGGCGTCTGCTCAAGCAGCCGGCGCGCCAGGGGGTGGTGGTGGCACAAAGCCGCCTGGGCCAGTTGCTCTGCCGTGATTGCGGCAATACCCGTGACCGCCGCATCGGTCTGGAACTGCTGCGTCAGGCCGCACGTTCTGGTGATGCGCGAGCGCAGCTGGAACTCGGGCGCCTGTATAGCCAGCCGCGCCAACGCGAGCCGCAGCAGGCCCGTCACTGGCTGGAGCTGGCTGCCGCACAGGGCTCCCACGAAGCCGCTCGGCTGCTTGGCCGGCTGCCCAAAAGCGCCTGA
- the zapE gene encoding cell division protein ZapE → MPHPSLIAAYQQALDQQGFQADEAQWQTVHALQNCQDDLHAGNPQVSGVYLWGPVGRGKTWLMDHFHQGLRVPARRQHFHHFMQWVHRRLFQLTGTADPLLALARELGDEVRVLCFDELFVSDIGDAILLGRLLQALFEQGVTLVATSNQPPQQLYADGFNRERFLPAVTAIEQHMQVVGVDGGQDHRLHPGQHLQRYWVGKADQASALAEVFQHLSRGQASSTQPIILAHRPIPVQQRAPGLVWLNYADLCEQPLAALDFIALCDQFALILLGAVPNLSAATRAAKIARGTEDGVEQVQAGDRQLPALSARDDGVRRFIALVDECYDRKVPLYIEAEVALQQLYTEGHLAFPFRRTLSRLQEMQLRRFADSADVAPQQPAAELVSAD, encoded by the coding sequence ATGCCCCACCCCTCTCTTATCGCCGCCTATCAGCAGGCCCTCGACCAGCAGGGTTTCCAGGCAGACGAGGCCCAGTGGCAAACCGTCCACGCACTGCAGAACTGTCAGGATGACCTGCATGCGGGCAACCCTCAGGTCAGCGGGGTGTACCTGTGGGGCCCGGTCGGGCGTGGCAAGACCTGGCTGATGGATCATTTCCACCAGGGCCTGCGCGTGCCGGCACGCCGCCAGCACTTCCACCACTTCATGCAGTGGGTGCACCGCCGCCTGTTCCAGCTCACCGGCACCGCCGATCCGCTGCTGGCCCTGGCCCGCGAGCTGGGCGACGAGGTACGCGTGCTGTGCTTCGATGAACTGTTCGTCAGCGACATCGGCGACGCCATCCTTCTCGGCCGCCTGTTGCAGGCGCTGTTCGAACAGGGCGTGACCCTGGTCGCCACCTCCAACCAGCCACCGCAGCAGCTGTATGCCGATGGTTTCAACCGCGAGCGCTTCCTGCCGGCCGTGACCGCTATCGAGCAGCATATGCAGGTGGTGGGCGTGGACGGCGGCCAGGATCATCGCCTGCACCCGGGCCAGCACCTGCAACGCTACTGGGTAGGTAAAGCGGATCAGGCCAGCGCTCTTGCCGAGGTGTTCCAGCACCTGAGTCGTGGCCAGGCCAGCAGCACGCAGCCGATCATCCTGGCGCACCGCCCGATCCCGGTGCAGCAACGTGCGCCCGGCTTGGTCTGGCTGAACTATGCCGATCTCTGCGAGCAGCCCCTGGCGGCCCTGGATTTCATCGCCCTGTGCGACCAGTTTGCACTGATCCTGCTCGGCGCCGTGCCCAACCTGAGCGCCGCCACCCGAGCGGCGAAGATCGCCCGCGGCACCGAAGATGGCGTCGAGCAGGTGCAGGCCGGTGACCGCCAGTTGCCGGCGCTGTCGGCACGCGACGATGGCGTGCGCCGTTTCATCGCCCTGGTCGACGAATGCTACGACCGCAAGGTGCCGCTCTATATCGAAGCCGAGGTGGCGCTGCAGCAGCTGTACACTGAGGGCCACCTGGCCTTCCCCTTCCGCCGTACCCTCAGCCGCCTGCAGGAGATGCAGCTACGGCGCTTCGCCGACAGTGCCGATGTGGCGCCGCAACAGCCAGCGGCGGAACTCGTCAGCGCCGACTGA
- a CDS encoding RES family NAD+ phosphorylase yields the protein MDIWQACAGAEQITPLRGRLVRLVESQEQVATLQLVDTLEEQALLEQLLESSKPPLPRSDEPLHYLLHTPFRYPPLRWGSRFGRRHEPSLFYAACRLETAMAETAFYRFVLWHGMAEPPPSGRILSEHSSFEARYQVQRGIRLHQPPFDQHRELLTHRSDYRATHALGSAMREAGVEAFEFPSARCPLQGNNVALYAPQAFSERRPRNLLPWLCETTPGYVAFKNAQAPDTPRIFPLQLFLVDGYLPLPA from the coding sequence ATGGATATCTGGCAGGCCTGTGCCGGTGCAGAGCAGATCACCCCGTTGCGTGGGCGCCTGGTGCGCCTGGTGGAAAGCCAGGAGCAGGTGGCCACCCTGCAACTGGTCGATACCCTGGAAGAGCAGGCCCTGCTCGAACAGCTGCTGGAAAGCAGCAAGCCGCCGCTACCGCGCAGTGACGAGCCGCTGCATTACCTGCTACACACGCCATTCCGCTATCCGCCACTGCGCTGGGGTTCGCGCTTCGGTCGGCGCCACGAGCCGAGCCTGTTCTATGCCGCCTGCCGGCTGGAAACGGCGATGGCGGAAACCGCCTTCTACCGTTTTGTGTTGTGGCACGGCATGGCCGAGCCGCCACCGAGCGGACGGATTCTTTCCGAACATTCCTCCTTCGAGGCGCGCTACCAGGTGCAGCGCGGCATCCGCCTGCACCAGCCGCCGTTCGATCAGCACCGCGAGCTGCTGACCCATCGCAGCGACTACCGCGCCACCCACGCACTGGGCAGCGCCATGCGCGAGGCCGGGGTGGAAGCGTTCGAGTTCCCTTCGGCCCGTTGCCCGCTGCAGGGCAACAATGTCGCACTCTATGCGCCGCAGGCCTTCAGCGAGCGGCGCCCGCGCAACCTGCTGCCCTGGCTGTGCGAAACCACGCCGGGCTACGTGGCCTTCAAGAATGCCCAGGCCCCGGATACGCCGCGGATCTTTCCGCTACAGCTGTTCCTGGTCGACGGGTACTTGCCGCTGCCAGCCTGA
- a CDS encoding antitoxin Xre/MbcA/ParS toxin-binding domain-containing protein: protein MSALNKPGVDADAVLLKALLSTREQLGLTQAELAGIVGVNRSAISRWGDSGGLRPQSKTGELALLLIRAYRALFALFGGNLEDMRHFLRTDNRHLAGVPLQQMNQVQGLVRVVEYLDAIRGKV from the coding sequence ATGAGTGCGCTCAACAAGCCTGGTGTCGACGCCGATGCGGTTCTGCTCAAGGCCCTGCTCAGCACCCGTGAGCAACTGGGCCTGACCCAGGCCGAGCTGGCCGGCATTGTCGGAGTCAACCGTTCCGCCATCAGCCGCTGGGGCGATAGCGGTGGCTTGCGCCCGCAGAGCAAGACCGGCGAGCTGGCGCTGCTGCTGATCCGCGCCTACCGCGCCTTGTTCGCCCTGTTCGGCGGCAACCTCGAAGACATGCGCCACTTCCTGCGCACCGACAACCGCCACCTGGCCGGCGTGCCGCTGCAGCAGATGAATCAGGTACAGGGGCTGGTGCGGGTGGTGGAGTATCTAGACGCCATTCGCGGCAAAGTCTGA
- a CDS encoding HIT family protein has protein sequence MSLHGDYDEQNIFAKIIRGEAPCYKLYEDDDVLAFLDVFPQSYGHTLVIPKKAQARNILDIDSASLAKVMAVVQRLTRVLVDELQPAGVQVAQFNGAPAGQTVFHIHMHIVPRFEGEKLGVHASAKADPAELEQLQARLLARMAG, from the coding sequence ATGAGCCTGCACGGCGATTACGATGAACAGAACATCTTTGCCAAGATTATTCGCGGCGAGGCACCTTGCTACAAACTGTACGAGGATGACGACGTGCTGGCCTTCCTCGATGTGTTTCCGCAGTCCTACGGCCACACGCTGGTGATCCCGAAAAAGGCGCAAGCACGCAACATCCTGGATATCGATAGCGCCAGCCTGGCCAAGGTGATGGCCGTGGTGCAGCGCCTGACCCGCGTGCTGGTGGACGAACTGCAGCCGGCCGGTGTGCAGGTGGCGCAGTTCAACGGCGCGCCGGCCGGGCAGACGGTGTTCCATATTCACATGCACATCGTGCCGCGCTTCGAGGGCGAGAAGCTGGGCGTGCATGCCAGCGCCAAGGCCGACCCGGCAGAGCTGGAGCAGCTGCAGGCACGTTTGCTGGCGCGCATGGCTGGCTAG
- a CDS encoding glutathione binding-like protein — translation MPDLSAFPITRKWPAAQPDRLQLYSLPTPNGVKVSIMLEEIGLPYEPHLVSFDSNDQLSAEFLSLSPNNKIPAILDPNGPDGQVLELFESGAILLYLADKTGQLLPQDPAARYQTIQWLMWQMGGVGPMFGQVGFFHKFAGKDYEDKRPRDRYIEEAKRLLGVLDQRLQGREWVMGDAYSIADIAIFPWVRNLIGFYGAGVLVEFERFANVQRVLERFLARPAVVRGLAIPQRA, via the coding sequence ATGCCAGACCTGTCCGCCTTCCCCATCACGCGCAAATGGCCTGCCGCCCAGCCTGATCGCCTGCAGCTCTATTCGCTGCCCACGCCCAACGGGGTCAAGGTGTCGATCATGCTCGAAGAGATCGGTCTGCCCTACGAGCCGCACCTGGTCAGTTTCGACAGCAACGACCAGCTCAGCGCGGAGTTCCTCTCGCTCAGCCCGAATAACAAGATCCCCGCCATCCTCGACCCCAACGGCCCGGACGGTCAGGTGCTGGAGCTGTTCGAGTCCGGTGCGATCCTGCTCTACCTCGCCGATAAAACCGGCCAACTGCTGCCCCAGGACCCCGCCGCGCGCTACCAGACCATCCAGTGGCTGATGTGGCAGATGGGTGGGGTCGGCCCGATGTTCGGCCAGGTCGGTTTCTTCCATAAGTTCGCCGGCAAGGACTACGAGGACAAGCGCCCGCGCGACCGCTATATCGAGGAAGCCAAACGCCTGCTCGGCGTGCTCGACCAGCGCCTGCAAGGCCGCGAGTGGGTGATGGGCGATGCCTACAGCATTGCCGATATAGCCATCTTCCCCTGGGTACGCAATTTGATCGGCTTCTATGGCGCGGGCGTATTGGTCGAGTTCGAGCGTTTTGCCAATGTGCAGCGGGTTCTAGAGCGTTTCCTCGCGCGGCCGGCAGTGGTGCGGGGGCTGGCGATTCCGCAACGGGCTTGA
- a CDS encoding DUF2798 domain-containing protein gives MSLLVSGLSTFRATGPIPGFASLWLSAWLTAWVLALPLVLLISPLTRRVVEWLVRSD, from the coding sequence ATGTCTCTGCTGGTGTCGGGACTGTCCACCTTCCGCGCCACGGGCCCGATCCCCGGCTTTGCCAGCCTGTGGCTCAGCGCCTGGCTGACGGCCTGGGTGCTGGCCTTGCCGCTGGTGCTGCTGATCAGTCCACTGACTCGGCGCGTGGTCGAGTGGCTGGTGCGTAGTGATTGA